The Flavobacteriales bacterium sequence CGCTGACGCTACAGGATGTTTAAGAGATTCTACTGTGACATTAAATGATGTTGGTTCAGTAGGAGGAACAGTAAACTCTGTAGATTTGATTTGTAACGGTGATAATAGTGGAAGAATTGTACTTTCTGCAGTGGGGGGAACATCTCCATTTACCTATGACATTGGAAATGGTCCTCAAAATTCAGCTGTATTTAACAATATTGCTGCCGATACATATAATGCTACAATAACTGATGCAGCAGGCTGTACTTTTGATACAACAATAACATTACAAGAACCTCCTGCCATGGTTATTTCATTAAACATCAGTGACCCTACGTGTTATAACACTTGTGATGGAGCTGTTGAAGCAAGTGTAACTGGTGGAACAATATCTAATATGCCGACCTACCAATGGTCTGGAGCACTTTCAACCAATACTGGTAATTCTGTTAGTGATGTTTGTTTAAATAATTATACATTAACTGTAATCGATGATAATGCTTGTGAACAGGATACCACATTTAGTTTTGTAGCACCTGTTGATATTGTTTCCGACTTTAGTGCCTCTCCTCAACCTGCTACAATGTTTAACCCTAATATTACTTTGACAGAAGCTTCGTTAAATGGTTCTGTTTTCACTTGGTACGTTGAAGGTGTAGAGGTAGGAACGGGAAGTCCTTATGTTCATGCTTACCCTAGTGATTCTGCAGGTACATATAATACTTGCTTGTTGGTGGAAGATATTATTGGATGTTCTGATTCAATTTGTAAAGATGTGATTATAGATCCTGACTTTATTGTTTTTGTTCCCAATACATTTACACCAAATGGTGATGGCGACAACGACTACTTTGGAGCGAGTGGATTAGGCTTAGACTTAATTGAATATGAACTAGTAATTTTTGACCGTTGGGGAACGCTAATCTGGACTTCTTCAAAAACCTATCCAATGTGGGATGGTACGCATAAAGGGCAGCCTTGTAAATCGGACACTTATATTTGGAATATTAGAACGCTAGACCAAGGTTCTAAAGATGTTGTTAAAATCGGACACGTCAACTTAATGCGCTAAACTTCATCTAATTCATTAAACTAGAAAAGGGAAATCAATTGATTTCCCTTTTTTTATAAATAAAACACTTATTTACGTGTACCTTTTTATTAACTTTGAGTTCTACGTTATAAAACGGATAATCACATGAATGAAATTTTAGAAATAATAAAGCTAGCCATCCCTTCTATTTTAGTCTTTGGAATTGTTTATTTTATGTTGAAACAATTTTTAAACAGAGAGCTTAGTATCAACAGCCAACAATTAAAGCTGCAACAAGAAGAATTTAAACTACAAGCTAAAAAAGATTTTATTCCTTTAAAAAATCAAGCTTATGAGCGTTCTATTCTATATTTAGAGCGAATTGATCCTAACAACTTAATTATGCGTATTCATAAACCTTATATGAATGCCAATCAATTACACAATAGTTTATTGAATACCATACGAGAAGAATATAACCACAATATGGTTCAACAATTGTATATCTCTAAAAAAAGTTGGGATAAATTGAAGCAAGCCAAGGAAGAAACGGTTAAAATTATCAATATGGCTAAAAGTGAGATGAAAGAAACTTCAACAGGAATAGAATTAAGTGCTGTTATTTTTGAAATCTTAGCTAAACTTGATCAAATTCCTACAGCTACTGCTATTGACTATATGAAGACTGAATTTCAAAAGAGTGTTCGATAATCATCTACCCCATGAAATTAGCTATTGATACACCTAGTTATAATCATTATACCAATACTGCTTTAAACTGTTTGGTTGCTATAGAACGTTCTCATTCAAAGCTAATTGGTAAGACTTTTAAAAAATATAAAAAAGCCGAACTAATTCCCGAGGAAATTACAATTGAGGGTTATCAATTTATTCTCGATGAAGAGTATCAATCTTTGAAAATTGATTTTTCAGAAGTGTTAACTTTCCAAGTGAAAGATTTAGAAAAGGCTGATATTCGTTAAACCTTATTGAGTGTAAAATGCTGCCCAGTTTCAGCAACTAAAGAATAACTTGACCCCTCACCTTTTTCTATATCTAATACTAATTCATCAAGGTTATAAAGCGAAGGTTCAATTGTTGAATCTACATATAATTCTACTCCTCCAAAGGATTCAATACATACTGCGTCTTCTTCTAAATATGCTTTTTCATTAGGCAACAGTATAGGTGATAATGTATTTTTTTCATCTTTTACATAATGTAAAATCAATTCTTTATACTTTTCCTTATAGCTTCTTAAAGTCGAGGTAGCTTTTTCTGTAGCTTTAATTGATAACATATTTTACTTTTTTAGTTAGTTCTTTAAAAAACAAACTTTTCTATTCATAATAAAATGAAGCACCTACGCTAATAAAATTCCTTACCTAATCATCAACAACCTTATTCTATTAGCATAGGTACAAATCATATAGTTTTAATCGCCTCTAATCAATTCTCACCCATATTTATTGATATGATTTCTGCTCGCTTCATATTACTTTTAATTGCACGAGTTAATCTTTTTAACAATAGTCTATAATCTTAGTATAAAGGTATTTATAAGTTGTTTTAGTATGATTGAACATATCTATTAATAAATTGAACATATCTATTTTTTTTGCTTACATATTTTTTGTATCATTGATATATGGACGCATTATTAAGGCAACATCTTTCCAATCGTAAACTGTCAACACTTGTTGAAAACAGAACGATTTATAATGCCCAGTATGCTGAGTTAAATATTTTTGAAACTTTCGAATATGCTGAAAAAGTCAACTTAAAGTTTAATTATCCCATTATAGCAAGTATGCTAACTGGAAAAAAGATTATGCATACTGCCGATAAGCCTTTTGAATTTTTACCTGGAGAATCGCTCATCATGCCAGAAAATAATGAGTTGATTATTGATTTTCCTGATGCCGAATTGAATGCTCCGACCCAATGTTTAGCCCTTGGAATAGATACACATAAGATCGAAGAAATTGTACACTATTTTAATAAACGTGTTGAAATTGAACATGAAAATAATGGTTGGGAATTAGATCAAAGTACCTCACCTTTAATCAATAGCATGGCTGTGAATCAAGTACTCCATCGATTGATACATACATTTACTTCAAATGATAAATCTAAGGATATATTGATCGACTTAACGATTCAAGAGTTAATTGTTAGGCTCTTACAAACTAAGGCCAAAACTGTGATTCTAAACGATCTAAATGCTTCTTTTGAAGATACAAGAATTGGAAATACAATCCAATACATCAAAAAGAATTTTACGAACAAAGATATTACCGTCGAAACGCTTGCTGAAAAAGCGTGTATGAGTGTTTCTAATTTTCATAAAAAGTTCAAAAACACCTTAGGAATATCACCTATAGACTATCTCAACTCTGAGAAAATTAAATTCTCCAAAAAACTATTAATGGAAAATAAAGGAGATACTTTATCAGAAATAGCCTTTAAAACAGGATATAATAGTGTCAGTTATTTTATCCGAAAATTTAAAGAGCATGAGTTGATGACTCCTAAACAGTACATCAAATTATTTAACCCTAAACAAAAATAAGGTTATAAATTTTGATAAAGATTTACCAATTGCTCTGTTAATGCTCTTGGGTTGAAACGTTGCACATATTCATAGCCTTTTTCTTTCATTAAAACTTGTTGATTCGTATTCATTAACAAATCATCTATCGTATTCCCCAATAATTCAAAGTTATTGGTATCTAAGTATAAACTATGTTCGCCACCAGCTTCTGGAAAACATCCTCCTGCTGTAGTAATAACAGGTACTTTAGAATATAAAGCTTCTATAATTGGTATTCCAAAACCTTCAAAAACAGAAGGGTAAACAAACACTGATGCCATTTGATAGATTGACGGAAGCTCATGAATAGCAACATTTTCTAAAAAAATAAAACGTTTGCTATCTACCTTTAATTTGTCCATTTGAACTTTTAAAAAGTTCATATACTTTGTCTTTCTGCCTACCACTACAATCGGCAAATCATTTTTCATAGTGGGAACAGCTTGTAAAATTGCATTTAAATTTTTTCTTGTTTCAATTGTTCCTACATTCAAAATATAATTATCTGGCAAGTTAAACTTACGTTTTACCTTTAGTTTAAAATCATTTGAATATTGCTCTTTAAAATTTTGATGACAGGTTTGATAAATGACCTCTAT is a genomic window containing:
- a CDS encoding DUF779 domain-containing protein, translating into MLSIKATEKATSTLRSYKEKYKELILHYVKDEKNTLSPILLPNEKAYLEEDAVCIESFGGVELYVDSTIEPSLYNLDELVLDIEKGEGSSYSLVAETGQHFTLNKV
- a CDS encoding glycosyltransferase family 4 protein codes for the protein MKIGFDAKRAYHNYTGLGNYSRDLIQNLLTYYPDFEYHLYAPKIGNNPRFKFVEQYDNVYPHFPESPLHKTFKGIWRSVDLEKFLVKDGIDIFHGLSNEIPRRKKKSNVKHLVTIHDLIFKRFPNTYKKIDRNVYNTKFKYAAQNADKVIAISQQTKQDIIDFYKVDSSKIEVIYQTCHQNFKEQYSNDFKLKVKRKFNLPDNYILNVGTIETRKNLNAILQAVPTMKNDLPIVVVGRKTKYMNFLKVQMDKLKVDSKRFIFLENVAIHELPSIYQMASVFVYPSVFEGFGIPIIEALYSKVPVITTAGGCFPEAGGEHSLYLDTNNFELLGNTIDDLLMNTNQQVLMKEKGYEYVQRFNPRALTEQLVNLYQNL
- a CDS encoding AraC family transcriptional regulator N-terminal domain-containing protein, translating into MDALLRQHLSNRKLSTLVENRTIYNAQYAELNIFETFEYAEKVNLKFNYPIIASMLTGKKIMHTADKPFEFLPGESLIMPENNELIIDFPDAELNAPTQCLALGIDTHKIEEIVHYFNKRVEIEHENNGWELDQSTSPLINSMAVNQVLHRLIHTFTSNDKSKDILIDLTIQELIVRLLQTKAKTVILNDLNASFEDTRIGNTIQYIKKNFTNKDITVETLAEKACMSVSNFHKKFKNTLGISPIDYLNSEKIKFSKKLLMENKGDTLSEIAFKTGYNSVSYFIRKFKEHELMTPKQYIKLFNPKQK